One genomic segment of Natrialbaceae archaeon AArc-T1-2 includes these proteins:
- a CDS encoding PspA/IM30 family protein, which translates to MGILSRTSYVIRSKINSVLNRAEDPTETLDYSYEQMRDQLQQVKRGIADLTTQKKRLEMQKRRLEENVEKHNEQARTAVKQDREDLARQALEKKKTKMSQIEDLERQIAELQDQQDQLIEQKNELQSRIEEFRTKKETMKARYEAAEASSTVSEAMTATGEEFEDVGRAIDRAEEKTEDMEARAAALDELHQSGAFEDVLSDKDRIDRELEELSAGSGVEAELETLKAEMGESEGETETDDLEDELDEDVEAELSELREEEQ; encoded by the coding sequence ATGGGCATCCTCTCTCGGACTTCGTACGTCATCCGGTCGAAGATCAACTCGGTGCTCAACCGGGCCGAGGACCCGACGGAGACGCTCGATTACTCCTACGAGCAGATGCGCGACCAGCTCCAGCAGGTCAAACGCGGCATCGCCGATCTCACGACGCAGAAAAAACGCCTCGAGATGCAGAAACGCCGCCTCGAGGAGAACGTCGAGAAACACAACGAGCAGGCTCGCACGGCCGTCAAGCAAGACCGCGAGGACCTCGCGCGACAGGCCTTAGAGAAGAAAAAGACGAAGATGAGCCAGATCGAGGACCTGGAACGCCAGATCGCGGAGTTACAGGACCAGCAGGATCAGCTCATCGAGCAGAAAAACGAACTCCAGAGCCGCATCGAGGAGTTCCGCACCAAGAAAGAGACGATGAAAGCCCGCTACGAGGCCGCCGAGGCGAGTTCGACGGTTTCGGAGGCGATGACGGCCACGGGCGAGGAGTTCGAGGACGTCGGCCGCGCGATCGACCGCGCCGAGGAGAAAACCGAGGACATGGAAGCTCGTGCCGCTGCGCTCGACGAACTCCACCAGTCGGGTGCGTTCGAGGACGTTCTCTCCGATAAAGACCGGATCGATCGCGAACTCGAGGAGCTGTCGGCCGGAAGCGGCGTCGAGGCCGAACTCGAGACGCTCAAAGCCGAGATGGGTGAGAGCGAAGGAGAGACCGAAACCGACGACCTCGAGGACGAACTCGACGAGGACGTCGAAGCAGAGCTATCCGAGCTTCGAGAAGAAGAACAGTGA
- a CDS encoding DUF2267 domain-containing protein → MNYKEFVGQVQHRLELGTFGEAVRATRATLTTLGERLHEGEATDLASPLPMEIDRYLTEHEGVTRFDYDEFLDRVADREGVDRADANHHAQQIVAVVAEVVPPGNLEKVRNGLPEEYDALFEVVDHEADA, encoded by the coding sequence ATGAATTACAAGGAGTTCGTCGGACAGGTCCAGCACAGACTCGAACTCGGTACGTTCGGCGAGGCCGTCCGGGCGACGCGGGCAACGCTTACGACGCTTGGCGAACGGCTCCACGAGGGGGAGGCGACCGACCTCGCGAGTCCGCTCCCGATGGAGATCGACCGCTATCTCACCGAGCACGAGGGCGTCACGCGATTTGACTACGACGAGTTCCTCGATCGCGTCGCCGACCGCGAGGGCGTCGACCGCGCGGACGCGAACCACCACGCCCAGCAGATCGTCGCCGTCGTCGCCGAGGTCGTTCCGCCGGGCAACCTCGAGAAGGTCCGCAACGGGCTGCCCGAGGAGTACGACGCGCTGTTCGAGGTCGTCGATCACGAAGCCGACGCGTAG
- a CDS encoding thiamine-phosphate synthase family protein, which yields MTVQLPSEIVVERVLPTIRSSLAVALEQRGFTQREIADRLGVSQAAVSQYLSGDRTGDDRFARERRLQETVERIADGFADGTMDDYEALAELLAMIRAFEDRGPICAVHEEEMPALQGLGCDLCVRGQDRRLQAERDVLENVRRAVRTISNAPAIVDHVPNVGTNVAMALPDAADATDVAAVPGRIHAMRGQLNVPANPEFGASQHVATTVLAAAAIDPSVRAGINLATSDSLLEAARERGLDPLEFDPDYEDRHERLRSLFSESDVPRVLYHDGAFGIEPITYVLGETAVDAVETAVALTA from the coding sequence GTGACGGTACAACTCCCCAGCGAGATCGTCGTCGAACGGGTCCTGCCGACGATTCGCTCGAGTCTGGCCGTCGCGCTCGAGCAGCGAGGGTTCACCCAGCGCGAGATCGCCGACCGCCTCGGCGTCTCGCAGGCGGCCGTAAGCCAGTACTTAAGCGGCGATCGGACCGGCGACGACCGCTTCGCGCGGGAGCGTCGGCTCCAGGAGACCGTCGAGCGGATCGCCGACGGCTTCGCCGACGGGACGATGGACGACTACGAGGCGCTCGCCGAACTGCTCGCGATGATCCGGGCCTTCGAGGACCGGGGACCGATCTGTGCCGTCCACGAAGAGGAGATGCCGGCTCTCCAGGGACTGGGCTGTGACCTCTGTGTGCGCGGCCAGGACAGGCGGCTCCAGGCCGAACGGGACGTCCTCGAGAACGTCCGCCGGGCGGTTCGGACGATCTCGAACGCGCCGGCGATCGTCGATCACGTCCCGAACGTGGGGACGAACGTCGCGATGGCGCTGCCCGACGCCGCGGACGCGACCGACGTCGCGGCGGTTCCCGGCCGCATCCACGCGATGCGGGGCCAGCTCAACGTTCCGGCAAACCCCGAGTTCGGGGCCTCCCAGCACGTCGCGACGACCGTGCTCGCGGCCGCAGCCATCGACCCGTCCGTCCGGGCTGGGATCAACCTCGCTACGTCCGACTCGCTGCTCGAGGCCGCCCGCGAGCGCGGTCTCGACCCCCTCGAGTTCGACCCGGACTACGAGGACCGACACGAGCGACTCCGGTCGCTGTTTTCCGAGTCGGACGTCCCGCGCGTGCTCTATCACGACGGTGCGTTCGGGATCGAACCGATCACGTACGTGCTCGGCGAGACCGCGGTCGACGCCGTCGAGACAGCGGTAGCGCTGACGGCCTGA
- a CDS encoding sulfatase family protein, whose translation MAASHPNVLLVHCHDLGQYLGCYGVDVETPRIDELANEGALFENHFVTAPQCSPSRGSLLTGRYPHINGLMGLAHGNWELDEGERILPQYLSDAGYETHLFGLQHVTGDTDRLGFDHVHSEGNLYPGVSPEVHQVNRARNVSDVVATFLEKEAYDAPFFASVGFFECHRVEEENGRFGFDADFYDSDDPDEVRPLPYLPDRRGIRRDLGEFRGMVSALDDGVGTILDALAAADLESETIVVFTTEHGIAFPRAKGSPYDAGIEAVLLVRWPGVVDDGVRYDELVSNVDVLPTLLECLDIDVPDDLNGRSFHPLLVDDGYDERDRVFAEMTWHDMYNPVRAIRTDRYKYVRNLWHLPTVYLSTDIFASEAGREVRESYGVPLRPAEELYDLEADPQESDNVVYEPGYQDVRIDLSRQLREWMETTDDPLLDGPVPPADYDEITTWPHEEEATGEPG comes from the coding sequence ATGGCGGCCTCTCACCCGAACGTCCTTCTCGTGCACTGTCACGATCTGGGACAGTATCTCGGCTGTTACGGCGTCGACGTCGAAACGCCGCGGATCGACGAGCTCGCGAACGAGGGTGCGCTGTTCGAGAATCACTTCGTTACCGCGCCACAGTGTTCGCCCTCGCGGGGGAGTCTGCTGACGGGCCGGTATCCTCACATCAACGGGCTGATGGGGCTCGCACACGGAAACTGGGAACTCGACGAGGGCGAACGGATCCTGCCGCAGTACCTGAGCGACGCGGGTTACGAGACACACCTCTTCGGACTCCAGCACGTCACGGGCGACACCGACCGGCTCGGCTTCGATCACGTCCACTCCGAAGGAAACCTCTACCCCGGCGTCTCGCCCGAAGTTCACCAGGTCAACCGGGCACGAAACGTCTCAGACGTCGTCGCGACGTTCCTCGAGAAGGAGGCCTACGACGCGCCGTTTTTCGCCTCGGTCGGCTTCTTCGAGTGTCACCGCGTCGAGGAGGAAAACGGCCGGTTCGGCTTCGACGCCGACTTCTACGATTCCGACGATCCCGACGAGGTGCGCCCGCTGCCGTATCTGCCCGACCGGCGGGGTATCCGACGTGATCTTGGGGAGTTTCGGGGCATGGTGTCGGCGCTCGACGACGGCGTCGGGACGATCCTCGACGCGCTGGCAGCGGCCGACCTCGAGTCGGAGACGATCGTCGTCTTCACCACCGAACACGGCATCGCCTTCCCCCGGGCGAAAGGCAGTCCCTACGATGCGGGCATCGAGGCGGTATTGCTCGTCCGGTGGCCCGGGGTCGTCGACGACGGCGTCCGATACGACGAACTCGTGAGCAACGTCGACGTGTTGCCGACGCTGCTCGAGTGTCTCGACATCGACGTCCCCGACGACCTGAACGGTCGGAGCTTCCATCCGTTGCTGGTCGACGACGGCTACGACGAGCGCGACCGCGTGTTCGCGGAGATGACTTGGCACGACATGTACAACCCGGTCCGGGCGATCCGCACCGACCGCTACAAGTACGTGAGAAATCTCTGGCACCTGCCGACGGTATACCTCTCTACTGACATCTTCGCGAGCGAGGCCGGTCGCGAGGTGCGTGAATCCTACGGTGTGCCGCTTCGTCCCGCCGAGGAGCTGTACGACCTCGAGGCCGATCCCCAGGAGTCCGACAACGTGGTCTACGAGCCCGGCTACCAGGACGTCCGCATCGACCTCTCACGACAGCTCCGGGAGTGGATGGAGACGACCGACGATCCGTTACTCGACGGCCCCGTCCCGCCCGCCGACTACGACGAGATCACGACGTGGCCACACGAAGAGGAGGCGACGGGCGAACCGGGATGA
- a CDS encoding alpha/beta hydrolase, producing the protein MTDVPIPGGRDVRGTLETPETPEETDAIVVACPPHPRHGGHRGDRRLLAVAEALLERDVASLRFDYGPWDEGYGEREDVRNAIRWASDRHDHVGVFGYSFGASQAILASATVDRPVEGVTALAPTASLGESLAVVPALGELDCPVQVLYGERDTTADWEPITERARELGYETVALSGDHFFVGQQETIADEVASFLADALE; encoded by the coding sequence GTGACCGACGTACCGATTCCCGGCGGGCGCGACGTCCGGGGGACGCTCGAGACGCCCGAGACGCCCGAGGAGACGGACGCGATCGTCGTCGCCTGTCCCCCCCATCCCCGACACGGCGGCCACCGCGGCGACCGCCGGCTCCTCGCGGTCGCCGAGGCGCTTCTCGAGCGCGACGTTGCTTCCCTCAGATTCGACTACGGCCCGTGGGACGAGGGCTACGGCGAACGCGAGGACGTTCGGAACGCGATTCGCTGGGCGAGCGACCGGCACGACCACGTGGGTGTCTTCGGCTACAGTTTCGGCGCGTCCCAGGCGATCCTCGCGAGTGCGACCGTCGACAGGCCGGTCGAGGGAGTCACAGCACTCGCACCGACTGCGAGCCTCGGCGAGAGCCTCGCGGTCGTCCCCGCGCTCGGCGAACTCGACTGTCCCGTCCAGGTGTTGTACGGCGAACGCGACACGACCGCCGACTGGGAACCGATCACCGAGCGAGCGCGCGAACTCGGTTACGAGACGGTCGCGCTGTCGGGCGATCACTTCTTCGTCGGCCAGCAAGAGACGATCGCCGACGAGGTCGCGTCGTTCCTGGCGGACGCACTCGAGTGA
- the argS gene encoding arginine--tRNA ligase, with product MFLALRSEVEDALEGALSRLELPTDDLGLEEPPEDVDSVLASSVAFRLSGELGVAPPEAATEVAEEIDDDELTYVSEVQTQGPYLNFLPSETYYGTTLANGTDAEYGRLPDREESIVVEHTSANPTGPVHVGRARNPIIGDAVANVLEFAGYDVSRHYYVNDAGRQIATFTWAYETFDEEDLEGEPERDRADYDLVRYYRTGNEFLEHGPEAEVEAAEAEIEAIMQGLEDGDEETYERVSEVVDQVLGGMQACLSRLPAEFDEFVKETRFMFDGSTDDLVARLKELDEAVYEDDAWQLDLSAHGIEKNLVFLRSDGTSLYPTRDLAHHEWKFDEYDRAVTVLGEDHKLQARQLRTALELLGTDTDGLEQVLYSYVNLPEGKMSTRRGTGVDLDDLLDEAIDRAREEVETRLDDRIRDDELEEDDIERIAHQVGIGAVRYDIVAKQPTKAITFEWERALDFEAQSAPYVQYVHARCCGILEEAGLDPEAAFETEAGEDIDATVLEAEAERDLLETIARFPGVVETAADDLEPHRVATYTREFAERFNAFYRECPVLADDVDPELRDARLALVAGSRHTIANALSLLGVEAPRSM from the coding sequence ATGTTCCTTGCCTTACGCAGCGAGGTCGAAGACGCCCTCGAGGGGGCGCTCTCTCGCCTGGAACTCCCGACCGACGACCTCGGGCTCGAAGAGCCACCCGAGGACGTCGACAGCGTCCTCGCCTCGAGCGTCGCCTTCCGGCTTTCCGGCGAACTCGGTGTCGCGCCGCCGGAGGCAGCCACGGAGGTGGCCGAGGAGATCGACGACGACGAGTTGACCTACGTGTCCGAGGTGCAGACACAGGGGCCGTATCTCAACTTCCTGCCGAGCGAGACGTATTACGGGACGACGCTCGCAAACGGCACCGACGCCGAGTACGGCCGGTTGCCCGACCGCGAGGAGTCGATCGTCGTCGAACACACGAGCGCGAACCCGACGGGACCGGTCCACGTCGGCCGCGCCCGGAACCCGATCATCGGCGACGCCGTCGCGAACGTCCTCGAGTTTGCCGGCTACGACGTCTCCCGTCACTACTACGTCAACGACGCTGGTCGCCAGATCGCGACGTTCACCTGGGCCTACGAGACCTTCGACGAGGAAGACCTCGAGGGAGAGCCCGAACGCGACCGGGCCGACTACGACCTCGTTCGCTACTACCGCACGGGCAACGAGTTCCTCGAGCACGGCCCCGAGGCCGAGGTCGAGGCCGCCGAGGCCGAGATCGAGGCGATCATGCAGGGACTCGAGGACGGCGACGAAGAGACCTACGAGCGGGTCAGCGAGGTCGTCGATCAGGTGCTCGGCGGGATGCAGGCCTGTCTCTCCCGCCTACCCGCCGAGTTCGACGAGTTCGTCAAGGAGACCCGGTTCATGTTCGACGGCTCGACCGACGACCTCGTCGCCCGCCTCAAGGAGCTCGACGAGGCCGTCTACGAGGACGACGCCTGGCAACTGGACCTCTCGGCCCACGGCATCGAGAAGAACCTCGTCTTCCTCCGGTCGGACGGCACCTCGCTGTATCCCACCCGCGACCTGGCCCACCACGAGTGGAAGTTCGACGAGTACGACCGCGCCGTGACGGTGCTTGGCGAGGACCACAAGCTTCAGGCCCGCCAGCTCCGGACCGCCCTCGAGTTGCTCGGCACCGACACCGACGGCCTCGAGCAGGTGCTGTATTCGTACGTCAACCTGCCGGAAGGGAAGATGTCGACCCGGCGTGGCACGGGTGTCGACTTAGACGACCTGTTGGACGAGGCCATCGACCGCGCCCGCGAGGAGGTCGAGACCCGGCTCGACGATCGCATCCGCGACGACGAACTCGAGGAGGACGACATCGAGCGCATCGCCCACCAGGTCGGCATCGGCGCGGTTCGTTACGACATCGTCGCCAAACAGCCGACGAAGGCGATCACCTTCGAGTGGGAGCGGGCACTCGACTTCGAGGCCCAGTCCGCGCCGTACGTCCAGTACGTCCACGCTCGCTGCTGTGGCATCTTAGAGGAGGCTGGACTCGACCCCGAGGCGGCGTTCGAGACCGAGGCCGGCGAGGACATCGACGCCACCGTCCTCGAGGCCGAGGCCGAACGGGACCTGCTCGAGACGATCGCTCGCTTCCCGGGCGTCGTCGAGACGGCCGCCGACGACCTCGAGCCCCACCGGGTCGCGACCTACACCCGCGAGTTCGCCGAGCGGTTCAACGCTTTCTACCGGGAGTGTCCGGTGCTCGCCGACGACGTCGACCCCGAGCTTCGAGACGCACGACTCGCGCTCGTGGCCGGCTCGCGACACACGATCGCGAACGCCCTCTCGCTTTTGGGCGTCGAGGCCCCGCGGTCGATGTAG
- a CDS encoding ArsA family ATPase, with product MTECIFYGGKGGVGKTTCAAATGLALADAGRETLVVSTDPAHSLSDAFEIDLGSDPSRIRPGLQAVEIDTDSRADRYERIATALASDLRSAGIRLADEDVERIFAAGTPAGGDELAALDLLVEYVDADAWEVVVFDTAPTGHTLRLFDLPDVMGRTLETTRSLRGQVRRIGDTARRMTLGPLSYVSGRDDDADDLEHLQARMERARALMVDPDRTEFRIVTVPERMAIAESERLLERLREASVSVRTIVVNRVLEDPGEDCSRCRSRTKRHERRVAEIRETVPDLEVVTLPETEREVHGLETLSVISDRLPVSLSSEP from the coding sequence GTGACCGAGTGTATCTTCTACGGCGGGAAAGGCGGCGTCGGCAAGACCACGTGTGCGGCCGCCACCGGACTGGCACTCGCCGACGCCGGTCGGGAGACGCTCGTCGTCTCGACCGATCCCGCTCACTCGCTGTCGGACGCCTTCGAGATCGACCTCGGCTCCGATCCCAGTCGGATCCGTCCCGGCCTCCAGGCCGTCGAAATCGATACCGACTCACGCGCCGATCGATACGAGCGGATCGCGACCGCGCTCGCTTCCGACCTCCGGTCGGCCGGCATCCGACTCGCCGACGAGGACGTCGAACGAATCTTCGCCGCGGGTACGCCCGCGGGCGGCGACGAACTGGCCGCCCTCGACCTGCTGGTCGAGTACGTCGACGCCGACGCGTGGGAGGTCGTCGTCTTCGACACCGCACCCACCGGTCACACGCTTCGACTGTTCGACCTGCCCGACGTGATGGGTCGCACCCTCGAGACGACCCGCTCGTTGCGGGGCCAGGTCCGGCGGATCGGCGACACCGCCCGACGGATGACGCTTGGCCCCCTGTCGTACGTCTCCGGTCGGGACGACGACGCGGACGACCTCGAACATCTCCAGGCCCGGATGGAACGAGCCCGCGCGCTCATGGTCGATCCCGACCGCACCGAGTTCCGGATCGTCACCGTCCCCGAACGGATGGCGATTGCCGAATCCGAACGTTTACTCGAGCGACTGCGCGAGGCCAGCGTGTCGGTCCGGACGATCGTCGTCAACCGCGTCCTTGAGGACCCGGGCGAGGACTGTTCGCGCTGTCGCTCGCGCACGAAACGCCACGAGCGACGCGTCGCCGAGATCCGCGAGACGGTTCCCGACCTCGAGGTCGTGACCCTGCCCGAAACCGAACGCGAAGTCCACGGCCTCGAGACGCTGTCCGTGATCTCCGATCGACTTCCTGTCTCGCTCTCGTCCGAGCCGTAA
- a CDS encoding helix-turn-helix transcriptional regulator, with amino-acid sequence MTVRPPDAGSSLLGTIDSRVSFLSSLEDGPRDKRALVGELECSRSTVDRAIRELETLALVERVDDAYRLTIVGRLALEEYRRSRDRLEAIAGLGEYLGTVPQTVPLSPSVLEGATVHEPEPHAPHEPLAHLLERIDDADRFRGFDGTERIPQIRTRLYERTVEGSLTGELVLADDLVTFLLERHPDQVRDVLDGGFDFYTVSSVPYGLVRLDTPSQSETVLVFTSDVGDVVVRNDSDAACEWGDAVYRRYRARAQRLEPPEDGVRDR; translated from the coding sequence ATGACCGTCCGTCCTCCAGACGCAGGTAGCTCGCTACTCGGGACGATCGACAGCCGGGTGTCGTTTCTCTCGTCTCTCGAGGACGGGCCACGGGACAAACGAGCGCTCGTCGGGGAGCTCGAGTGCTCGCGGTCGACGGTCGACCGGGCGATCCGCGAACTCGAGACGCTCGCGCTGGTCGAGCGCGTCGATGACGCGTACCGGCTCACGATCGTGGGCCGGCTCGCACTCGAGGAGTACCGCCGGAGCCGGGACCGACTCGAGGCAATCGCGGGGCTTGGCGAGTATCTCGGGACGGTTCCACAGACTGTGCCGCTTTCTCCCAGCGTGCTCGAGGGGGCGACCGTCCACGAACCGGAGCCACACGCGCCACACGAACCGCTCGCACACCTCCTCGAGCGGATCGACGACGCCGATCGGTTTCGCGGGTTCGACGGGACGGAACGGATCCCACAGATCCGGACGCGACTCTACGAGCGCACCGTCGAGGGCTCGCTGACAGGTGAGCTCGTTCTCGCCGACGATCTCGTCACGTTTCTGCTCGAGCGTCATCCGGACCAGGTCCGTGACGTCCTCGACGGCGGTTTCGACTTCTATACGGTCTCGTCGGTCCCGTACGGGCTCGTTCGCCTCGATACGCCGTCGCAGTCCGAGACGGTGCTCGTGTTCACGAGCGACGTCGGCGACGTCGTCGTCCGGAACGACTCGGACGCCGCCTGCGAGTGGGGTGACGCCGTCTACCGACGCTACCGGGCGAGGGCACAGCGACTCGAGCCGCCGGAAGACGGCGTCCGGGACCGATAA
- a CDS encoding universal stress protein: MTEPTADGELLAHVLLPVAHEADARESARALSPYDPDRVTVLHVVEKGDGVPDKTPVEKSREVAAESYAAVRETFPDADDHTAYARDVVSAILEAADEVDASAVAYRPREGGRIVRFLSGDHSLKLVTRADRPVIALPTATDETDS; the protein is encoded by the coding sequence ATGACCGAACCGACTGCGGACGGCGAGTTGCTCGCACACGTCCTCTTGCCGGTCGCACACGAGGCAGACGCCCGCGAGAGCGCACGCGCGCTCTCGCCGTACGACCCTGACCGGGTGACGGTGCTACACGTCGTCGAGAAGGGCGACGGCGTTCCCGACAAGACGCCCGTCGAGAAATCGAGAGAGGTCGCAGCCGAGTCTTATGCCGCCGTCCGGGAGACGTTTCCCGACGCCGACGATCACACCGCCTACGCCAGAGACGTCGTCAGCGCAATCCTCGAGGCAGCAGACGAGGTCGACGCGAGCGCGGTCGCCTACCGACCCCGCGAGGGCGGGCGGATCGTCCGCTTTCTCTCGGGCGATCATTCGCTGAAACTCGTCACGAGAGCCGACCGACCGGTGATCGCGTTACCGACCGCGACGGACGAGACCGACAGCTGA
- a CDS encoding ABC transporter ATP-binding protein has translation MSGVDWEKDDPFETQRAEIENPMKRLFLEYGRAYASYSIVGVLASVTARVLDLLPPLMLGVAIDAVILQEAGYAESFPIGGGLVAPYVPDGRMAQFWLTIAIVAGAFLFGAAFHWVRNWGFNAFAQNVQHDVRTDTYDQMQRLDMGFFADKQTGEMMSILSNDVNRLEKFLNDGMNSLFRMLVMVVGIGVLLVAINWQLALVALFPVPLIAVFTYLFIKIIQPKYATVRSTVGSVNSRLENNLGGIAVIKSSTTEGYESDRVEDVSRKYFDANWSAIRTRIKFFPALRVLAGFGFVLTFVVGGLWVVDGAPGPFTGELSAGMFVVFVLYTQRFIWPMAQFGQIINMYQRARASSARIFGLMDEPNRVAADPNAPDLEVTRGRVAYDDVTFDYEDDGDDERSNGSEETDAGSETSPILEDVEFTVDGGETLALVGPTGAGKSTVLKLLLRLYDVDEGAIRIDGQDVREVNLRSLRESLGYVSQDTFLFYGTVAENIAYGSFEADREDVVEAAKMAQAHEFIANLPDGYDTEVGERGVKLSGGQRQRISIARAILKDPDVLVLDEATSDVDTETELLIQRSLDELAADRTTFAIAHRLSTIKDADTIAVLEDGRIVERGTHEELLANDGLYAHLWGVQAGEIDDLPQEFIERAKRRQARTDLDD, from the coding sequence GAGAAAGACGATCCGTTCGAGACGCAGCGAGCGGAGATCGAGAACCCGATGAAACGGCTGTTTCTCGAGTACGGACGCGCCTACGCTTCGTACTCGATCGTCGGTGTCCTCGCGAGCGTCACAGCCCGGGTCCTCGATCTGCTCCCGCCGTTGATGCTCGGCGTCGCGATCGACGCCGTGATCTTACAGGAGGCGGGCTACGCCGAGTCGTTCCCCATCGGGGGCGGGCTCGTCGCGCCGTACGTGCCGGACGGCCGGATGGCACAGTTCTGGCTGACGATCGCGATCGTCGCCGGCGCGTTTCTGTTCGGGGCCGCGTTTCACTGGGTCCGCAACTGGGGGTTCAACGCCTTCGCCCAGAACGTCCAACACGACGTCCGGACCGACACCTACGATCAGATGCAGCGACTGGACATGGGGTTTTTCGCCGACAAGCAAACCGGCGAGATGATGTCGATCCTGTCGAACGACGTCAACCGCCTAGAGAAGTTTCTCAACGACGGGATGAACTCGCTGTTTCGGATGCTCGTGATGGTCGTCGGGATCGGTGTCTTGCTCGTCGCGATCAACTGGCAGCTCGCGCTCGTCGCACTCTTTCCCGTTCCGCTGATCGCGGTGTTCACCTACCTGTTCATCAAGATCATCCAGCCCAAGTACGCCACGGTGCGCTCGACGGTCGGGTCGGTCAACTCCCGACTCGAGAACAACCTCGGCGGTATCGCGGTGATCAAATCGAGCACGACCGAGGGCTACGAGTCGGACCGGGTCGAGGACGTCTCCCGGAAGTACTTCGACGCCAACTGGTCTGCTATCCGTACGCGAATCAAGTTCTTCCCGGCCCTGCGCGTCCTCGCCGGATTCGGGTTCGTGCTCACGTTCGTCGTCGGCGGGCTCTGGGTCGTCGACGGCGCACCCGGCCCGTTCACCGGCGAACTCAGCGCCGGTATGTTCGTCGTCTTCGTCCTCTACACCCAGCGTTTCATCTGGCCGATGGCCCAGTTCGGACAGATAATCAATATGTACCAGCGAGCCCGCGCCTCGAGCGCGCGCATCTTCGGCCTGATGGACGAACCCAACCGCGTCGCGGCCGATCCGAACGCCCCAGACCTCGAGGTCACCCGTGGCCGGGTGGCGTACGACGACGTCACCTTCGACTACGAGGACGACGGAGACGACGAGCGTTCGAACGGGAGCGAGGAGACCGACGCCGGGTCCGAGACCAGCCCGATTCTCGAGGACGTCGAGTTCACCGTCGACGGCGGCGAGACGCTCGCGCTCGTCGGTCCAACTGGGGCGGGGAAGTCGACGGTTCTGAAACTCCTGCTCCGGCTGTACGACGTCGACGAGGGAGCGATCCGGATCGACGGCCAGGACGTCCGCGAGGTGAACCTGCGGAGTCTCCGGGAGTCGCTCGGCTACGTCAGCCAGGACACGTTTCTGTTCTACGGTACCGTCGCAGAGAACATCGCGTACGGCTCGTTCGAGGCCGATCGCGAGGACGTCGTCGAGGCCGCGAAGATGGCACAGGCCCACGAGTTCATCGCGAACCTGCCCGACGGCTACGATACCGAGGTCGGCGAACGCGGCGTCAAGCTCTCGGGCGGCCAGCGCCAGCGGATCTCCATCGCCAGAGCGATCCTCAAAGATCCCGACGTCCTCGTCTTAGACGAGGCAACCAGCGACGTCGACACCGAGACGGAGCTGCTCATCCAGCGTTCTCTCGACGAACTCGCGGCCGATCGAACCACCTTCGCGATCGCACACCGGCTCTCGACGATCAAAGACGCAGACACCATCGCCGTCTTAGAGGACGGGCGGATCGTCGAGCGTGGAACCCACGAGGAACTGCTCGCAAACGACGGACTCTACGCCCACCTCTGGGGCGTCCAGGCCGGCGAGATCGACGACCTTCCCCAGGAGTTCATCGAACGCGCGAAGCGTCGGCAGGCACGAACCGACCTCGACGATTAA
- a CDS encoding AAA family ATPase — protein sequence MIVVVCGPPAAGKTTIARGVRNALDEQDIDVRLFHSEDVSSPTYERLYRLADAAADTDADVVMIDGTVYKREWQTQFRTLDLEDVRFVYVTASLETCLERNRCRAEPIDESGVHVIYREFHEPDADLVIDTDKLSASTAVDRIVDAIDRWMEPS from the coding sequence GTGATCGTCGTCGTCTGTGGACCACCGGCTGCGGGCAAGACGACGATCGCACGCGGTGTCCGGAACGCCCTCGACGAGCAGGATATAGACGTCCGACTCTTTCACTCCGAGGACGTCTCGAGCCCGACCTACGAGCGGTTGTACCGGCTCGCTGACGCCGCCGCCGACACCGACGCTGACGTCGTGATGATCGACGGCACCGTCTACAAACGCGAGTGGCAGACCCAGTTTCGCACCCTCGACCTCGAGGACGTCCGGTTCGTCTACGTGACCGCGAGCCTCGAGACCTGCCTCGAGCGAAACCGTTGCCGGGCGGAGCCGATCGACGAGAGCGGTGTTCACGTGATCTACCGGGAGTTTCACGAGCCAGACGCCGACCTCGTGATCGACACCGACAAACTGTCGGCGTCGACGGCGGTCGACCGGATCGTCGACGCGATCGACCGGTGGATGGAACCGTCGTAG